A region from the Salminus brasiliensis chromosome 22, fSalBra1.hap2, whole genome shotgun sequence genome encodes:
- the arhgap22b gene encoding rho GTPase-activating protein 22 codes for MTAMLSPKIRQTRRARSKSMVMGEVSRGSTPSTSPGLQEGVLKAGWLKKQRSIMKNWQLRWFVLRSDFLYFYKDEEETKPQGCIPLRGSQVNELPANPEEPGRHLFEIVPGAVGEKDRAAVSHEAFLLMANSQNDMDDWVKAIRRVIWAPFGGGIFGQRLEDTVQYEKKFGPRLAPLLVEQCVDFIRDQGLDEEGLFRMPGQANLVKELQDAFDCGDKPQFDSNTDVHTVASLLKLYLRELPEPVVPFCKYEDFLTCAQLLAKDEEEGLQELGQQVKTLPPANYNLLKYICKFLDEVQSHSLENKMSVQNLATVFGPNILRPKMEDPVTIMEGTSLVQHLMTLLISQHDRLYPDGDPETPEAYLEVKSQDQQSNLVGWISEEDLQSPTPPGKSSNASDNPTSSSASSLDGSPAGPSSKPGAQGKSETAVSPSKQAKTLPSWKYTFKSSSPRPQPAKVGGSSADANNASSGNWLMNGLSSLRGHRRTSTGERVRDSGSSQRLSTYDNVMSPSSLGSVPSIDSAPWSTSSCDISIPDSGSDLLEADSRRECWTEPEDIPRDADQTADDVNEQEDASIAVEDSVSSSCCSDNSNTVPVITVMDEDAEESPLALAGVVSALREELSKQKLAYESRIKRLEDSSAALCAQMERLEHEMEQERKKKRMLEIKLRNSERAREDAENRNRLLEKEMEDFFSTLGDLALGARTSNI; via the exons CCCGGTCAAAGAGTATGGTGATGGGCGAGGTGTCCCGCGGCTCGACTCCGTCCACGTCGCCAGGCCTCCAGGAGGGCGTGCTAAAGGCCGGCTGgctgaagaagcagaggagCATCATGAAGAACTGGCAGCTGCGCTGGTTCGTGCTGCGCTCAGACTTCCTGTATTTCTACAAGGACGAGGAGGAAACCAAGCCTCAG GGCTGCATCCCACTTAGGGGAAGCCAAGTGAACGAGCTGCCGGCCAATCCCGAGGAACCTGGCAGACACCTGTTTGAGATCGTCCCAG GGGCAGTAGGGGAGAAGGACCGGGCAGCCGTCAGCCATGAGGCCTTTCTACTCATGGCCAACTCCCAGAACGACATGGACGACTGGGTTAAGGCTATCAGACGGGTCATCTGGGCTCCTTTCGGAGGAG GAATATTTGGCCAGCGCCTGGAGGACACCGTTCAGTACGAGAAGAAGTTCGGTCCTCGCCTCGCTCCTCTCCTGGTCGAGCAGTGTGTGGACTTCATCCGGGACCAGGGGCTTGACGAGGAGGGTCTCTTCCGGATGCCGGGTCAAGCCAACCTTGTGAAGGAGCTTCAAGATGCTTTCGACTGTGGAGACAAGCCACAGTTCGACAG TAACACCGATGTCCACACGGTGGCGTCCCTGCTGAAGCTGTACCTCAGGGAGCTGCCAGAGCCAGTGGTCCCCTTCTGCAAGTATGAGGACTTCCTCACTTGTGCTCAGCTCCTGGCCAAAGATGAGGAGGAG GGTCTACAAGAATTAGGGCAGCAAGTGAAGACCCTCCCCCCAGCTAACTACAACCTCCTCAAATATATATGCAA ATTCCTGGATGAAGTTCAGTCACACTCTCTGGAAAACAAGATGAGTGTGCAGAACCTGGCCACTGTGTTTGGACCAAACATTCTCCGCCCGAAAATGGAGGACCCGGTAACCATCATGGAAG GTACCTCCCTCGTGCAGCATCTCATGACGTTGCTCATTAGTCAGCATGACCGCCTATACCCCGATGGGGACCCAGAGACACCTGAAGCCTACTTGGAAGTGAAATCTCAGGACCAGCAGTCCAACCTGGTGGGCTGGATCTCTGAAGAGGACCTCCAAAGCCCCACGCCTCCAGGGAAAAGCTCCAACGCTAGCGACAACCCCACCAGCAGCAGTGCCTCGTCCCTGGATGGCAGCCCAGCAGGCCCTTCCTCTAAACCAGGCGCTCAGGGAAAGAGCGAGACGGCAGTCAGCCCCAGCAAGCAAGCCAAGACTCTGCCTTCGTGGAAGTACACCTTCAAAAGCTCCTCGCCCCGACCACAGCCTGCTAAAGTCGGCGGCTCGTCAGCGGATGCCAACAACGCTTCCAGCGGGAACTGGCTCATGAACGGGCTGTCGTCCCTGAGAGGGCACCGCCGTACCTCGACAGGGGAACGAGTCAGGGATTCAGGGTCATCGCAGCGACTGTCCACCTATGACAACGTCATGTCGCCATCGAGCCTGGGGAGTGTGCCCAGCATAGACAGTGCACCATGGTCCACATCATCCTGCGACATCTCCATCCCAGACTCAGGGAGTGACCTCTTAGAGGCAGACTCACGAAGGGAGTGCTGGACAGAGCCGGAGGACATCCCGAGAGATGCTGACCAGACCGCGGACGACGTGAATGAGCAGGAAGATGCCAGCATCGCAGTGGAGGACAGTGTCAGCAGCTCCTGCTGCAGTGATAACAGCAACACAGTGCCGGTCATCACTGTTATGGACGAGGATGCAGAAGAAAGCCCCTTGGCACTGGCCGGTGTGGTCTCAGCACTGCGAGAGGAGCTGAGCAAGCAGAAGCTGGCGTACGAATCCAGAATCAAAAG GCTGGAGGATTCGAGTGCAGCGCTCTGTGCCCAGATGGAGAGATTAGAGCATGAGATGGAacaggagaggaagaagaagagaatgCTGGAGATCAAACTGCGGAACTCCGAAAGGGCCCGCGAGGACGCCGAAAACCGGAATCGGCTGCTGGAAAAAGAGATGGAGGACTTCTTTTCCACCCTTGGGGACCTGGCCCTCGGAGCTCGGACGAGCAACATTTAA